From Cellulosimicrobium sp. ES-005, one genomic window encodes:
- a CDS encoding superoxide dismutase produces MPVYTLPELSYDYGALEPHISGRIMELHHSKHHQAYVTGANTALEKLAEARETGDFAAINLHEKNLAFNLGGHVNHSAFWTNLSPEGGGEPTGEIGAAIDEHFGSFDAFKKQFAAVAAGVQGSGWAILAWDSIGSKLVTVQLYDQQGNLTLGLTPIVLLDVWEHAYYLDYQNVRADYVTAWWNLVNWSDAEARLQRAKTQTAGLIVPA; encoded by the coding sequence ATGCCCGTCTACACCCTGCCCGAGCTGTCCTACGACTACGGTGCGCTCGAGCCGCACATCTCCGGGCGGATCATGGAGCTGCACCACTCCAAGCACCACCAGGCCTACGTCACCGGCGCGAACACCGCCCTGGAGAAGCTCGCCGAGGCCCGCGAGACCGGCGACTTCGCCGCGATCAACCTGCACGAGAAGAACCTCGCGTTCAACCTCGGCGGCCACGTCAACCACTCCGCCTTCTGGACCAACCTCTCCCCCGAGGGCGGCGGCGAGCCCACCGGCGAGATCGGCGCCGCGATCGACGAGCACTTCGGCTCCTTCGACGCCTTCAAGAAGCAGTTCGCCGCCGTCGCCGCCGGAGTCCAGGGCTCGGGCTGGGCCATCCTCGCCTGGGACTCCATCGGCTCCAAGCTCGTCACCGTCCAGCTCTACGACCAGCAGGGCAACCTCACCCTCGGCCTCACCCCGATCGTCCTGCTCGACGTCTGGGAGCACGCCTACTACCTCGACTACCAGAACGTGCGCGCCGACTACGTCACCGCCTGGTGGAACCTCGTCAACTGGTCCGACGCCGAGGCCCGCCTCCAGCGCGCCAAGACCCAGACCGCCGGGCTCATCGTCCCCGCCTGA